Proteins found in one Hypericibacter terrae genomic segment:
- the lpxC gene encoding UDP-3-O-acyl-N-acetylglucosamine deacetylase, with protein MPDSIAGPTEFAGFARQRTLRNSVSCSGIGLHSGRAVRMSIHAAPAGSGIRFLRTDLSGDRAIIPADWRQVCDLPLCTALSNDAGTQVATVEHVMAALAGCGIDNAEIAIDAPELPIMDGSAAPFLFLIECAGMVEQPAPRRAIALLKSVVVEDSQRRVALHPATEFSVEIEVDYGTCELTRQSYSARVTADAFRAEIARARTYGFLADAEALRAAGLAQGASLDNAVVVSEGKVLNQGGLRYPNELARHKALDVIGDLALAGGPLLARFEGRRSGHKLHHRLLAALFADSEAWAWAPIREDLPIQVSAAE; from the coding sequence ATGCCCGACAGCATCGCCGGCCCTACCGAATTCGCTGGATTCGCACGCCAGCGGACGTTGCGTAACAGCGTCTCCTGTTCGGGCATCGGCTTGCACAGCGGACGCGCGGTGCGCATGAGCATCCACGCCGCCCCCGCCGGCAGCGGCATCCGCTTCCTCCGCACCGACCTCAGCGGCGACAGGGCGATCATTCCCGCCGATTGGCGCCAGGTCTGCGACCTGCCGCTCTGCACGGCGCTCAGCAACGATGCCGGCACGCAGGTCGCGACCGTCGAGCATGTGATGGCGGCGCTCGCCGGTTGCGGCATCGACAATGCCGAGATCGCGATCGACGCCCCCGAGCTCCCGATCATGGATGGGAGTGCCGCCCCCTTCCTGTTCCTGATCGAATGCGCCGGCATGGTCGAGCAACCGGCCCCCCGCCGCGCGATCGCGCTCCTCAAATCCGTGGTGGTGGAGGACTCCCAGCGCCGCGTGGCGCTCCATCCGGCCACCGAATTCAGCGTCGAGATCGAGGTCGATTACGGCACCTGCGAGCTCACGCGCCAGAGCTACAGCGCCCGGGTCACGGCGGACGCCTTCCGCGCCGAGATCGCCCGGGCCCGCACCTATGGTTTCCTCGCCGATGCCGAAGCGCTTCGCGCGGCGGGCCTCGCCCAGGGCGCCTCGCTCGACAATGCGGTGGTGGTGTCGGAGGGAAAGGTCCTGAATCAGGGCGGCCTGCGCTATCCCAACGAACTGGCCCGGCACAAGGCGCTCGACGTGATCGGCGATCTGGCCCTGGCCGGCGGGCCGCTGCTGGCGCGCTTCGAGGGCCGGCGGTCCGGCCATAAGCTGCATCATCGGCTCCTCGCCGCGCTCTTCGCCGACTCCGAGGCCTGGGCCTGGGCTCCGATTCGCGAAGACCTGCCGATTCAGGTTTCGGCGGCCGAATAG